One genomic window of Parasteatoda tepidariorum isolate YZ-2023 chromosome 9, CAS_Ptep_4.0, whole genome shotgun sequence includes the following:
- the LOC139426569 gene encoding uncharacterized protein: MADMLAKRGAAVLRKPKTKASLHSIKLLTSLIYQKTFRSFATRGNPRSVLLKNSAFIPDHPRSVAIASFRLLTGHDYLQNHLFHIELADSPLCVICDSGRPMTAEDLEECEALTDFSYIFLRYWQARSLMA, encoded by the coding sequence ATGGCAGATATGCTTGCCAAAAGAGGAGCTGCGGTTCTCCGAAAGCCCAAAACTAAAGCAAGCCTCCATTCCATTAAACTGCTGACATCACTCATATATCAAAAGACTTTTAGAAGTTTTGCCACTCGGGGCAATCCTCGgagtgttcttttaaaaaactcagcTTTTATTCCTGACCACCCGCGATCAGTTGCGATTGCATCTTTTAGACTTTTAACGGGGCATGATTATCTACAGAATCATTTATTTCACATTGAACTAGCCGATTCACCTTTGTGTGTTATATGTGATAGTGGACGGCCAATGACGGCAGAAGATTTGGAAGAGTGTGAAGCGCTGAcagatttttcttatatatttctaCGCTATTGGCAAGCAAGAAGTTTAATGGCCTAA
- the LOC139426568 gene encoding uncharacterized protein — MDDIQNVVIFVDSISEIQTVTSVDFSDSLGIKSCKENFGLLLSLKKNILLQWIPSHCNIYGNEMADLLAKKGTGILQRFQSEIPYSSINRINKNAIIKSHENNFNEQIGGQVWRETLNRTPDHLRRITVAAFRLETGHDFLAAHLHRLNIFPDPNCVLCGKDSPMNIEHLGVYPAVTGNIYDRYRRGILMEN; from the coding sequence ATGGATGACATACAGAATGTCGTTATATTTGTCGACTCCATCTCGGAAATCCAAACAGTAACATCTGTTGATTTTTCTGATTCTCTTGGAATTAAAAGTTGTAAGGAAAATTTTGGGCTACTTTTGTCCctaaagaagaatattttgctTCAGTGGATTCCTTCTCACTGTAATATTTATGGAAACGAGATGGCAGATCTTCTTGCTAAAAAAGGAACTGGTATTTTACAGAGATTCCAGAGCGAAATTCCTTATTCTTccataaatagaataaataaaaacgcgATAATTAAGagtcatgaaaataattttaatgaacaaattgGTGGCCAGGTCTGGAGGGAGACTCTGAATAGGACCCCTGATCACCTGAGACGCATTACGGTAGCTGCCTTTAGGTTGGAAACCGGACACGACTTCCTTGCTGCTCACCTCCATAGACTTAATATCTTTCCCGATCCAAACTGTGTCTTGTGTGGGAAGGACTCCCCTATGAATATTGAGCATCTGGGGGTCTACCCCGCAGTTACTGGCAACATCTACGACAGATACCGTAGGGGCATTTTGATGGAGAACTGA